Below is a genomic region from Raphanus sativus cultivar WK10039 chromosome 4, ASM80110v3, whole genome shotgun sequence.
TTTATGGTCTTACTCTAGTAGTAAAGACATAATCTTAGATAAGTCTATACAAGGCCAACTTAAagttcattttaaattattttcatctcAAAATTGAGGAGAATTTTGAAATGATTAGATATTTGTGTAGTAAgttacgtttttttttctttttatagttttagctctttaaatttaaagttatttaattAATCTTGGCGTTTTATAAACAGTTATATTGGGAAGACATTAATATCTCATATGTTCTCTCCCTTGGTTTGGTTTCACCATAACTCCTTTCCttcatgtcttcttcttttaaGTTTTCAAGCTTCTGTTTCATGGAGGCAAAACTGTTTTTCCTTCTGATGGCATTGTTGGTGACTCGCTCCTCTTCAAGTCCCATAACGAGTACGTTTTTtgtgttctttctttctttccccCATTTGTTTTGGAGATGATGGAGATGATAATCTGTTCTGATCGCTTTCTGTAGATAGTGTGTTTGAATCTCAGACCTCGGTTAGTGGAAGGAACCTACTTAGTGTCAAGAAACGTAAGTATATTGTAAAAAAAAGCTTCTTGATCCTCTGAGTCTGCTTGTTAGATTTGGTGATGCTGATGTATTTCTACATCTTTGTGATGTATGTATACAATAACCAACTGAAAgtgtgttgttttgttttgtgttgtATTGTGTTGTGTTGGGGGACAGCATGTGAAGTGGACTTTGAGAGTAAGAACTACACGGATCTGACGAGACAGTGCAAAGGTCCAAAGTATCCAGCGAAAGAATGTTGCGCGGCGTTTAAACAGTTTGCATGTCCTTACGCGCATCAAATCAACGACTTGACTACTGACTGTGCCAGGATAATGTTCAGCTACATCACCGTTCACGGTAAATATCCACCTGGTCTTTTCGCCACCGAGTGCAGAGAAACGAAAGAGGGACTCGTTTGCCCTTCTTCTCCACCTCGCGTTTCAGCCGCTCCTCATCACATCACGCTGGTGGTCTCTGCCGCAACCGCTCTTTTGGCTTTTCTAGTCTTGGCTTAGCGTGTTAACAATGAAAAGTAGTAGCATTCCaaacaaataaatcaagaaGCGAAActtatcttttaaatttatataaccaTAAATGTTAACAAGaacttttaaaaagtttaaccAAAAGGGTCATGTGGGTATGTCAATACGAGAAGACTCCGGTAATAATAATTGAGACATGAACACCGAACCTACTGTTAGAAGCAACACTAACTGTATAAGGAAACATGAAGGTGATCTTACATGCTCTCTTGTTGAACATTACCTGACGTAGTATGCACTCGTTTTGCAGGTCCTGAGCTCTGTTTCTTGACTTTGGAGCCTTTGTTTCTACTTCTTCTAACCTGTTCAGCGTTTCATTAGCTTGCTTCGGACTGTTCAAGTTATCCATACTACGTCAGGTAATGTGAACCCCAAAGTAAGACTCGAgcgggaaaaaaaaaacatgaaaagaaGACTCATAAGTTTGGATCACATTTCACACGAGTTACTCATCAtgttaaaatatcattttaccTACCtgcatatataaatatcattcaTGCCAGTATATAGGCTTTTGGTATTATTATTTACATGTATGTTGTGGTCTGGGAGTTTCAACTATACCTAAAAGGCTTAAACAAAGGAGATGCGTCAAATAACAGAGAAATTACAAGAGGCCACAACCATAAACACACACACTAATGTCGTTCTTAATCTTTTACATCTTGAGACGGATTAGGACAAATGCAAAGGCTACACACTCAAGTACACAGACATgtatatcataataataatgataactagtaacacaaaaagaaaaagcgAATCAGAAAGGCTTCTCGTAGCCTCTAGCCGGAGGTTGGTCCCAAGTTTGCAAGAATGCTGCAGCACACACAACATTTAATAAATCAACCTCTTTAGTACGGCTACcacaaaaagagaaagaaacactCATAATGATGAGCCCTTACTCAATGGTATTTCTCCCAGCGACATGAATATCGAATCGTCGTCTGTATTATTTGCTGCTTGCTCATTTCCAAGAGCTCCCTGCGACGTTTACAGTTAAGCACCAAAAACCACTTTCTATGCAACTAAAACACTTGACAAGTAGAGTGAGTACTACCTCTCGTTGGTCTTGAAGAGCAACGTCGTTGTTCTGTGGCACAGTAGTACTAACTCCCGGGTTTATTGGAGGAATGTTTCCAAATGAATCAAGATACTCAACCATCATCAGCCCTTCATTGTAGTCTGGAACATCATCAATGCCCATATATGGACCAGCTTCTTGCCTGTTACACGTGTCAGTCAACAACTCATAAGACAAAAATCAAAGATGTCTACATAGAGGTGTAGATAGGGGACTTAGCAGTACTTTCTCCCTGACTTGACCACTTCTGGGGAATCATCATTGTCCAAATCAATCACTTCTATCTCTTTACCATTGCTCATCCTAGTATTAGTACTGAAATCAATAGGCTTGCTAGAACTGCTGATCGATAGATCAAAACCAACAGCTTGACCAGGTTCTCTTTTGCCATCATTCCCATTCGATGCTCCCCCTAGATTTAGGTCGCACATCTTAAACGAAGCAGGAAACAGCTGATGCTCTTCTGCATACCCATGTCCTGATTTTCCGCTCTGTATACTATCATTGCCTTTATTAGCCAGACTTTCATGGTTGTCTGTTTTTCCAGCACCACCGTCGATCAGTCTCATGTAGAATGAGATtggcttttcttcttcttcctcgtcgcTTTGGATTTCGCTTGCTTTGAATGCGTTGAAGCCATCACTGGCTTCAGAAACTGGCAAAGACACCCAATTCTTCTGTCTTTTTGCTCCCTCCTCCATGTCACTGCCTTCATTAGCTCGCTTCTGGCCTCCTTTCCCCATCGAATATGATCTATGGATATTAGGCAATTCTAATTCTGAatctttctctttgttttcCCTGAGAATGCTGTTGGGGAAAGAATTAGACCTAGGACATTTACTGTTCTCAACAGGCAAATTTTCAACTTGGTCGTTGAAACTTTCATCCCCGGTATTATCAGCTTTTCCAGATGATTGGCCTCGAGTCTCACATGCTTGATCTTCTTCTAGGAGTCCAGGATTATGAGAAGTTTCCTTGATATTCTGACTCAAATGCAGCTTGGTGTTTTTAGCAGTCAGAGAAGAGCGCATCCTCGTAGGCACCTTCTCAAACTTACACAGCGTTGCCAAATCAATACCACTCTCCGTGAAGGATTCATCAGCATCACAATGCTTATGGATAGGTGCATCTTCACCATGTTGATGGATAGGTGCATCTTCGACAGCATTCTGGCTCTCGTTCTCTCCACCATTACCACCGTTCCTACCTATCATATCCCCTGATCCAGCACTCAAGCTACAAGAACCTTCGGACACCTTTGAGATCTCACAATCCTGTACAATTTCTTTCCCAGCACTGGAGGAACCTGTCTTAGACTGCGCCTCATCCTTGTCCAACACAGACTCGGAATCACCCGCTCCTTCGCGCTTTCTCATAAACTCACCAGAGGCTGACCTCTGAACCGAGCTAGCAATATCTTCAACAAGCGGCTGCTCTTCTCTATGCCCAGACACAGAGTCATCACCAGTCTCGGCCTCGTAACCTTTACTCCTCTCTGACCAAGATCCACTCCTCCCAAACTCCGACTCATAACGATTACCCCTCCTTCCTTGCAAACTGTTCCTGGAACCAGCATAGCCATCAGCATACCTTCTTTTCTCCGCGGCAGGAGGCAAAACATCAACTCGAGCTGCTTCTTGCAACCTAGAAGAACCACCCTGAAACTCCCCTCCACCCTGCCATTTACCTGAAAGCACATTCTGTGGCAGAACACCCTGAGAAACCAAGTACTCCGCTGCTAGACGACCTGCGTCCATAAAAACGTCTCCACTGCCACCAATGCTTCTACGTTGCACAGCTGGAGGAGGCAGAGGCGGAGGCAGCTGATTCTGGAACGATTTAGAACGTCCCCTACCTCGTCCATATCCACGGTTAAACCCACCACGGTGGTGCTGctgctggtggtggtggtcagAACCAAAGAAGCCATGTCCTCTCCTAGGACGGTCAGGGGAGATTCTAGAAGCAGACATCCCAAAACCAGATCTGTACCCATTCCCAAAGTTTCGCTGTCTTCCATGCATCTTtacacacaaacaaaaaaaacgacCTAACAAACAGATCCGATTCAAAGACTCAACCACAACCACTTAGTCTCTTCAAGTAAGTCTCATATCACAGAAAGCTAAAGCACACACAGTTAGGCTCAAATCAAATCGAAACGATATGGATCTTAGAGTTCCAGATTCTAacctctctatctctctctctcacctaaTCCGATTCCCCCTTTGTTCGATTCAATCATCTGAGATTTAATGGTGTCAGTTGTTCTTCATCAATAAGAACCCTAGAATGCTTCCAATAGCCTCAGTTCATATAAAATGTTTCGGATCTAGGGGGTTTCTGATGAACACGAAGTTTAGGTCTCTCCTCCAGATTTTCTCAGCGGCGGCGACGCTGATTGATTGATTCCCGATTTGAGGTTTCTATCTCCTCGCgattctcttcttcttattttgcgtctctgagttttttttttctacgaTAGACAGACGGACGGGAAGGAACGCATGAAGCTGCCACGTCACCTTTTAGTGGTAAACTGGCACTAAATTCATCTCCCTCCCACGCGCCCACGGTCAAGCGTGTGTTCCAGTCTCTGGGCACAGTGTATCTCCATTCTCAGTCTAATCAACGATCATCCACTCACTACCCAGATTGTGTGTGTCTACTTTTCATTGGACCAATAAGAAATCATTTTTAGCGTTGAAGACCGGactttcataatttttttttgtcgacagtGGAGTTGAATATAAAGTTTCTTTCTATAAACTCTTCAATTTATTACATGATTACATAAATGACTATGACTAGtactgaatataaaattttgtagtCAAGCccctttattttatttgaggttttttttaaaaaaaaattataacttcaGTTTTGTAttagttacaaaataaatttgattagatgtcatttctatatattttctcattGTTTATATAGTatctttttttgatcaaatttttatatagtaTCTCTAAAGAGATTTTAGACAAATTTCAATCTAATTAATTTTCTCTAGATATATCAGTGACGAAGACATTTAAACAGTCCATATTTTTATGGATATataacattataattttttaaaattatgttatactaattttgttaatttaataaagttcaaataaataaaagttagaATAGTATCGAAATGTATATCACATCCTTTTGATATACTACTTTACAAAATGCGttatataaatcttaaaataatttgttaaagcaaatatatacatttatatttatcatcAAAATATAGTATGTAgtaaataatttgttatatttgatcttatattatatttaattaataactaTGGAAATAATAGCAAATATGTAAtcaaaattgttatatatactAAACATATAATCTGTGGCTacgattatatatatgtatattgtatTTATCAGAAGTATAAGATATTAGTTTTTATAGATTAAACACAGTTATATGTAATATAACAGgtcaatatataattttgttatataaaatgttattataaatGAAATGTTTGACCCAACAATAAtgtaatttgattattttcgcatttaaaattgatttctCACGAACATGCATTACATTATAATCTTTTCAGTTGGAGTTTTAAAGTATAGACTCGTTTTGACATATTGTAACGTTTTTATAGGTATTTGgcaaaatatatttgttttagatcACATGTATAAAGGATTTATGGTATTTTATGTATACACCTAGATAGGAATCAGAATGTGAAATACAGGCACAACACTCTCTTTTTGTTCAAATTTGAGTTATATAATACCGATAAACTCTCACTAAATATTTagatacatttttaaataacactattaatttagatatatttttaaaaacactaataatttagatatatatttaaatacaaatgTTTTATAGATTTATAGAAAACAGGTAAACAAAGTACTAAAATCATCTTTAAAACTGAAGCTCAATACTGAATTTTTACATCTTCGACTAACATTAATATTCGTCTTCAACTATATATCTTAGCAAACAAATTTACTTGGCAACActgtattttgtttcttttgtcaCTAGAGTTAACCATGTTCAAAGTATGTTAACGTGTGTTAAAGCAAGTGGTGTAACAT
It encodes:
- the LOC108849992 gene encoding GPI-anchored protein LORELEI, whose protein sequence is MEAKLFFLLMALLVTRSSSSPITNSVFESQTSVSGRNLLSVKKPCEVDFESKNYTDLTRQCKGPKYPAKECCAAFKQFACPYAHQINDLTTDCARIMFSYITVHGKYPPGLFATECRETKEGLVCPSSPPRVSAAPHHITLVVSAATALLAFLVLA
- the LOC130494474 gene encoding uncharacterized protein At4g26450-like, giving the protein MHGRQRNFGNGYRSGFGMSASRISPDRPRRGHGFFGSDHHHQQQHHRGGFNRGYGRGRGRSKSFQNQLPPPLPPPAVQRRSIGGSGDVFMDAGRLAAEYLVSQGVLPQNVLSGKWQGGGEFQGGSSRLQEAARVDVLPPAAEKRRYADGYAGSRNSLQGRRGNRYESEFGRSGSWSERSKGYEAETGDDSVSGHREEQPLVEDIASSVQRSASGEFMRKREGAGDSESVLDKDEAQSKTGSSSAGKEIVQDCEISKVSEGSCSLSAGSGDMIGRNGGNGGENESQNAVEDAPIHQHGEDAPIHKHCDADESFTESGIDLATLCKFEKVPTRMRSSLTAKNTKLHLSQNIKETSHNPGLLEEDQACETRGQSSGKADNTGDESFNDQVENLPVENSKCPRSNSFPNSILRENKEKDSELELPNIHRSYSMGKGGQKRANEGSDMEEGAKRQKNWVSLPVSEASDGFNAFKASEIQSDEEEEEKPISFYMRLIDGGAGKTDNHESLANKGNDSIQSGKSGHGYAEEHQLFPASFKMCDLNLGGASNGNDGKREPGQAVGFDLSISSSSKPIDFSTNTRMSNGKEIEVIDLDNDDSPEVVKSGRKQEAGPYMGIDDVPDYNEGLMMVEYLDSFGNIPPINPGVSTTVPQNNDVALQDQREGALGNEQAANNTDDDSIFMSLGEIPLTFLQTWDQPPARGYEKPF